The genomic window CCTGATGGAGATGATGCGGATGTTCCCACTCGGCCATCCGCTTATCCCGTTCACCCTGGTGTCATTGCGGATCTTTGAACCCCGCTACGTGCAAATGATCGCTGAGTGCCGCGCGGACACGTCGACGTTTGGAGTCGTTCTGATCGAACGCGGCTTTGAGGTTGGCGGTGGTGACGTTCGGGCGGGAGTGGGGACGGTCGCTCAGATCGTCGAAGTGTCTGACCTACCCGACGGCGAGCAGGCGGTCGTGGCGGTCGGAATCGAACGGTTGGATATTGTCGAGTGGCTGTCCGACGGACCGTATCCACGAGCGATTGTAGAGCGAAGCCTGGAGAAGGCGGCTCCCGGCTCGGTTGACCGGATCGCGGCGATAGACAAGCAACTGCGGGTGGTGCTGTCACTGTTGTCCGAGGCGGGGATCGACACCGGTCCGCTCGACTATCGCTTGTCGGATCAGGCAGAGGTCGCCGCCCATCAGATGTGCGGGCTTGCTCCGGTCGGTGCCTTCGACGCTCAACGACTTCTGGCGGCTCAAACAACCGAAGACCGGCTGGACCTTCTTGCCTCAATGCTCGACGAACAGCGAGATCTGCTCATGGCTCAACTCGGTGGCGGGAGCCTGGACTAGCCGGTTTGGTGCTCGGGCGTCAGTTTGATCCCCAGGCATAGAAGAAGCCATCGCGTGACCCGACATAAATCCGTCCCTCGAACACCGTGGGGGTGGATTCGATACAGCCGGACCCGAGTGGCTGTTCCCAAAGTTGCGTTGGCGCATACCGGTTCGTGACGTCATAGGCGCGTAATGCTCCACCGGTGTCGCAATTGACGGCAACAAGCAGGGTTTCGCCAATGAGTACCGGTGATGACCAGGCATGCCAGCCAATCGGTTCACGCCAGGTAACTTCTCCGGTGTCGGTGTTGATGGCGAGAAGTTCCCCCGGGTGAGTGCTGGCGTAGAGCACTCCGTCTCCCAAGGCCGGCGTAGACCACAGTCCGCCGTCGCCACCGCCCACGGCTGGGACCGCCACCGACCACTCAATGGGATCGTCGTCGGTGAAGGGGTTGAGCTTGATGATTTGGCCGACCGTGGCGG from Acidimicrobiia bacterium includes these protein-coding regions:
- a CDS encoding LON peptidase substrate-binding domain-containing protein, encoding MEMMRMFPLGHPLIPFTLVSLRIFEPRYVQMIAECRADTSTFGVVLIERGFEVGGGDVRAGVGTVAQIVEVSDLPDGEQAVVAVGIERLDIVEWLSDGPYPRAIVERSLEKAAPGSVDRIAAIDKQLRVVLSLLSEAGIDTGPLDYRLSDQAEVAAHQMCGLAPVGAFDAQRLLAAQTTEDRLDLLASMLDEQRDLLMAQLGGGSLD